The Musa acuminata AAA Group cultivar baxijiao chromosome BXJ1-8, Cavendish_Baxijiao_AAA, whole genome shotgun sequence genomic sequence GGGTTAGAATATTGTAATGGAGATCATAGTTATTGAGTTTTTCATATGAGTGTTGTGagttcataattattttttaaaatataattttattatctatGTATGGATCGGTAAATCGAGTTCTTCTCACCTTATGTATGAATGTTGTGAGACCATAGTTATTTTTTCTTAACAATATAATTTCACCGTCTATCTACGAGACTTGTGGAGTTACGAGACCTTCATCTTACGAAAGActaagcgatcgaaagagtttgaTAGTCattttttctaattattttttaattattatattttccttgctctctttctatttctctaTTATAACAGTCTAATTAGTTGGCTCAGCACAACGAGAAAGAGACATAGTAGCTGAGCACATTCTTCGTGAGATGAGAATACAGAAGAAGGTGACTGTCCACAACGATGAAAGAGAAGGCAATTGCCATCTCCACTGCGGGGCATGCAACCTGCGCTTGCAGATATCGAGCCTCTTAGATTTCTATCTCGAACACATGCACCGGTGGATATCATTAGAATGAGAATTACTGTACCTTTTTCGACTTGCAGCTGTGGATGTCTACACCCTTTTTGATTTCCATCGACTTGATCGAGACATGTCCAAACACATGCATGCATCGGCAGGAAGAAAAGCTCCTCGCCTTTGGCTCCCGTTTCCTCGTTAGGTGGCACGCATCGGGGAAAACCATGGGGACGGCAGGCGTTGCTCCGTGAATGCCTGAAGAAGCTTCCTGATTGAGCACAACATCCAcgaatccctcacgggactccgAGTTGATGCAGGAGGAGGTTCAAGTCGTAAAGATGGACGGAGTGAAGATTCTCCGTTCACTGTCTTGCTGTTGCTGTCGTTTGTGACCGCCCCACTATGCGGTGACTACTCCCTTCTTTCTTGGTGGTCCAGCTCGCTAATGAGTCATTGCTTCTTCCCATTCTGCAGGCTCCCTCTCCAACTTCGTCTGTAGAAAGAAGGAGATCGACGGACGAACATGTGTTTCTGCCCATGCGCATGCGGCATACAGGAGAACTCCATCTGCGTGTCGAAGTTGCAGGCAACTGCCTGCCGGCATTTTGAGTTGGAGGTGAGCAGCACGACAGCGATCGTTCCTTCCTCGGACTCTCCTTGACGCTCTCTTGTCACTCTCGCTCATGTTTCAAAAGCCGACCACCTTTTGCCGAGTCCAAAAGACGAGGGATAGTGGGTGTGCTGATGAGAACCAAATACGCACATTATAAACAGGTGAAGGAAGGAATTCCATCGAACGCTTGGACGAAGCTCGGACGCCTCGTACATCTTCGTGGACTCGCAACTGTTCAAGATCAAGATAGAGTGACATTGATTGGAATAAATCTAATAAGTCAATCTCGAATAGGTAAATCaggaatgataattttatattcctTATTCCgatcactaatatatatatatatatatatatatatatatatatatatatatatatatatatatatatatatatatatatatatatatatatatatatatatatatatatatatatatatataaaataaattatcaagttttTCTTTCGATCTTATCCTTTTATTGTCagagtttttctcttttttttattattttcttatcgAAACTTCATCATTGATTGGCTTGGAGATGATAATTTCATTCTTCACGGAAGCTCAATCTTAAATGTATAATAGAGATAaatctaaaataataattttatattttttatatgctaCAATCCTCAATTAATCTATAATTTGAGGATTAATTACTATCATAGATACGTATAATTGAGTAAAATCTCTCTATCAgatcaatataaatatatattacctCAATGAATGAATCGTTAAgttttcatgataatttttttagatttcttGCTTCGAGCAATGAAGGTATCTTCCTGCCTTATTCTTTTCTTGTCATAACTTTCTTAGTTTTCTTCCTCCTCTATCATTTTCTCGTCAAACCTTCATTATTGATCGATTTGGAGATAATGATTTTATTCTTAACGGAAGCATAATCTTACAAGAGCATGATATAAACAAatctaaaatgataatattatatttttatatattgtaaTCCTTAATCAATCTACTATTTGAGGATCAATTACAATAATATATACACATAATTGAGGGAAATCTCTCTctcaaatatttataaatatatattatcttaataaataaattatcaagtCTTCACAAATTAGTCAATTTGGACCTAATATGATCGTTAATGTTCCTCGATAGTTAAGGTGAACTTAGATATATGACCTACATGAAAATCGTAGTCAAATGGACTTTTTAACCTATCATGCTAAAGCTAATAAtcgaaaatgatgaaaaaaaatagtaaataatAATCAACTTAGATTATTAGATCAATCAAAAAAAGTATTTCATTATAATTTCCACGTAACCTATTAGTAGGTCGAGTCTTGCGTTCTCATTGTTGATTGTGTTACCACATATATTACCACGTGTCGACCCACACATATGAAAAGAGAATATTTTCCTCGTCACAACTTATTAATCTTAATATTAGGTACCATTATAATTTTACTTTCAAAATTTCTCATCATATCATAGAAAAGGTTATGATATTGGGATGAGCTTACACACATGCGCATATGATGTAACGTgtcaattattttatattagttaCGTGAATATGCTGTGTCTATATGATACAGTATCTCTGATGATTCACTTTAGAAGATGAATTATATGTTGGATGGAATCTTTAGATCAAAAGATAGTATGGGATGGAGATTGGAGTGGGACCTTCGTAGCATTTGCCCTAATGTGCTTCTAACTTTGACGAAGACTTTATGCGTGACAAACTCAATTTTTATTGTGCCTCATGTGAATCTTTTTTTCCCTTCCCTCTCCAATGGTTGCCATCAACTTTtctaagttcataagaatgcatcaTCAAATTTGGTCACTTGAGACAAAATGTGTTTGGACACGTAAGATTGACGGGTCGCATTGGGAAAGCCGAGAGACCGAGAGAAAAAGTGAATATCTTATAATAGGGTATTTTAATGGAAACAAAATCTCTAATATTGTTTTTTTATCGGATGATGCTTcccatatttatttttattttggactaaaatatctttatttttttttattgaaatgacTTTATCACATATGTTATTCAAAGAATCGATAATTAATAATCAACTTAGAATCATTATGGGATGATTCTAAGatgattagtattatttttatttttaaaaaaattataataattatttattaaaatttaagattttttaaataaCATGTGTGATCAAATCATTTAGGTGAAAGTATAAGTGTATTTTTATTCAAATTGAAAAAACATGATATCATCAACTTAAGTTTCGAAAGGGTTAACTCGGGAAGTCACCATCGATAAGTAAGGATTCGGGAGGAGCCACCATCTATATTAAACGAATTAGACTTTGTGCTgacaaaaatattaataatttatgtagataaattatgacaaaaacaTCTGCCACTATGAACTAATTGTCACTAAGGGGTGACAAATTATGGCATATCACTGTTAAATTTAGTCAAAgtatatattatatttctttccATTTATATAGTATAAAATGAAACAAAATAGATGTGTATCAACATTCTAAAGTAATacaaaattttcattttaaaaaaatgacaaagaaatataaattgaaaattttattttgaatgttGAGATTGTAATGTTGAGATTCTTGTTATCTTTTAAGCCATATTTTAATGCATTGAGCAAAAATCTTCCATGCTCATTATATACTGAACATGAATTGTATGCTGTTTAGTCCCTTcaaagatgaagatgaagtgagGGCAATCATGCAGAGAATGATTTGGAGGCAGAAGACCAGAATGCCCTTCAAGTCTCCTATAAAGTGGCTACCTTGGTCCTCCTTCCATTCCCATCCGCCACTTGCAGCCTTACCGCACCTTCTTCCTGTTGCCAGCATTTGGTACAAGCCTTAGAGGTGGGGAAATGGCCAGCTTACCTGAGACTGCCGGAGAGGGGAAGACCCTCCCCGACGCGTGGGACTTCAAGGGCCGCCCCGCCGTCAAGTCCCGAACCGGCGGCTGGTCTTGCGCTGCCACCATATTAGGTCCGGCACCACCCCGTTtcccttattcttcttcttgttctgagACAGTAGAAGGGAAGGCTTAACTGAACTTGTACAGGGGTGGAGCTGTGCGAGAGATTGACGACGCTGGGCATTGCGGTGAACCTGGTGACGTACCTGACCGGTACCATGCACCTCGGCAGCGCCGCATCTGCCAACATCGTCACCAACTTCTTGGGCACCTCCTTCATGCTCTGCCTCCTCGGTGGCTTCATCGCCGACACCTACCTCGGCCGGTACCTCACCATTGCCATCTTCACCGCTGTCCAAGCCTCTGTAAGCATTGCTCAGTATCGCTGTTTCGTTGTACCGCACTCTGTTGAAACCGATTTGTGCTGACTGAAAACTCGGTATGGATCGAAGGGGGTGACCATCTTAACCATATCGACGGCGGCGCCGGGGTTGAGGCCGCCGGCTTGCGACGGCTCCTACTCCGGTGGTTGTGTGCGGGCGAGCGGTCTGCAGCTGGGGGTGCTCTACCTGGGACTCTACCTGACGGCCCTTGGGACGGGCGGGCTCAAGTCCAGCGTCTCTGGGTTCGGCTCCGACCAGTTCGACGAGACCGACGGAGCCGAGAAGAAGCAGATGACCAAGTTCTTCAGCTGGTTCTTCTTCTTCATAAGTCTCGGCTCGCTGATGGCGGTGACGGTGCTGGTCTACATCCAGGACAACCTCGGGCGCCCGTGGGGCTACGGCATCTGCGCCGTGGCCATCGTGTTCGGCCTGGTCGTGTTATTGTCGGGCACCAGAAGGTACCGTTTCAAGAGGCTGGTGGGGAGCCCTCTGACCCAGGTCGCCGTCGTCGTTGCCAGCGCGTGGCGGAAGAGGCGCCTCGCGTTGCCGGCGGACCCGTCCATGCTCTATGACCTCGACTCCAACGTCGGCGGGGCAGAGAACAACAAGAAGAAGCAGAAGTTGCTTCACAGCAAGCAGTTccggtaattcatttctcttcccATCTCTTTCCGCGTTCTTGCTTGAGCTAAACATCGATCGTATCAATCAGCCAGCTAAAGAATCCATGCAATGCTGAATCATTGATCATTGCCAACTCGTGATGGGGGATATTTATAGCTTGTGCTTTTCCCCAACATCACCAATATAATACCCGTCTGATGCACGAGTGCGTGCATCGGCTGTCAACGTTGCAACTCTTTCCACCCAACGCAGGGTGAAAAGGACTGTGAGTTAGAGGTCAACCGGTGAATCTTCTTGTAGAACAACTACAACCTTCACTGAGTTGGTGTAGAACATGCGAATGATGATGACCAGGATGACTGAGTTGGTAGATCGGTAGGTAGATGATACTTGTCCTGTCTTCTTTATTCTCTCTTTTATCGACTCTGTAGAACAGGGGAAGAGACAAGAGGATTTGAATCATGTTGAAAGATTGAGCTAGGCTGTTCATGCATGCTTTATGATCTttactttcattatgataagaagtAGAGGAGAAAGTAGTCCGAGACACGGCAATGTTCAAGACATGATGGACTCTATAGAATCACTTCTTTACGTACTTGATTCAAGAAAAGCCTGATGAAATCTTCATGATGCACATTAACCATTGTGATGGCTGCAAATTTCAATTGCTGTTAAGGGGAGTAGAAGGAAATCGATTAAAAGTGGCTCTTCTTTCTCTGCCGTTTCAGTTTCTTGGACCGGGCGGCCATTGTGGAAGACGACGCTGCTACGGAACAGAGCAAGCGGCGGCTGTCCACCTTGACGGACGTGGAGGAGGTGAAGCAAGTGATCCGGATGCTCCCCACCTGGGCCACCACCATCATGTTCTGGACCGTCTACGCCCAGATGACCACCTTCTCCGTGTCACAGGCCACCACCATGGACCGCCACATCGGCCCTTCCTTCGAGATCCCCGCCGGCTCCCTTACCGTCTTCTTCGTCGGTTCCATCCTCCTCACCGTCCCCGTCTACGACCGTCTCGTCGTCCCCGCCGCCCGCCGCGTCACCGGGAACCCACACGGCCTCACTCCCCTGCAGCGCATCGCCGTCGGTCTCGCACTCTCCATCCTCGCCATGTGCGCCGCCGCGCTCACCGAGCGCAAGCGCCTCGCCGCCGCCTGGACTGACCCGACCGACACCGCCGGCGTCGTGCCCCTCAGCGTCTTCTGGCTCATCCCCCAGTTCTTTCTGGTGGGGGCGGGCGAGGCGTTCACCTACATCGGTCAGCTGGACTTCTTCCTGAGGGAGTGCCCCAAGGGCATGAAGAACATGAGCACCGGGCTGTTCCTCAGCACGCTCTCGCTCGGCTTCTTCGTGAGCTCGGCACTGGTCACCATCGTCCACAAGGTGACCGGAGAGAGCGGCAAGGGGGCGTGGCTGCCAGACGACCTCAACAAAGGGAAGCTCTACGACTTCTACTGGCTCCTGGCGGTCCTGAGCACGTTGAACCTGGTAGTATTCGTGGTGGCGGCGGCAAGGGGTTACGTCTACAAGGAGAAAAGGACGGCCGACGACAGCGTCGACGGGGTGGAGCTGGAGGAGGAGGGCTGCTGCCATGCATGAGCTTGCAGATCTCGATCCTTTTTCCTTGTTTCAAGTAGAAGTCACCGTAGGATCACATTACCTCCATAACTACGAGTCGCTTTTGGTGTATCAGAAGTTCCACTGTGCAAAATGGACGTCCTTGCGAGAATGTCACAGTGAATTATATGATGTTTGTTTCACGACGCTATCTATTTCCTTTGTATACAATGTAATGGGCCGAAGGTCATCATCATGTCTAACTATGTTTTCCTCTAGCTTGACACCAAACATCTATGTTTATGTGAATCTTTCACCCTTCTGAAGCACTACAAATACTCTTCTGCCAAGTTAAGCTCATCTACTGTTTTATGTGCATGTATGCATCTCAAAGAACAATACCTTCAATGTCAATGTGACAGTCCTCCTCCCATTCTTCTCCAGGAGGTGTATCATGTTTTGCGTGTAACTTCCTGACGTTCGGAGGACAAAAAGCTTGACTTCCGTGAACCCTCCCCTGTGATCCCTGTGGGCTCACTTGGCATTGGGGATTCTACCACAAAATCTAAAGCTGCACATAGATTGAGCAGCCTGTCACTTGTCGTATCTATTCATGTCTCTGTCGGGAAAATCTTGTCTGTAAAAGCTACGGCCTCTTGCTACTGTTGCTTACACTGTTCTCATCTTCTTTTTCAAGGTTGGAATATGGTGTTTTTAATGCTTTTCTTTCCTGTGATATCCTATTCCTGAGGTGACTGAATCACCTCAGAAATTTTTCTGGGATTTGATGTACTTTCTACATAAGATATGTGACAAGCCACACCACCCAATGAAAGTGTCCCGATTCTTATAGAACATTTACCGGGTTGGATAATCCAAAAGTTACTCTGTTTTCTGATAGAGAACATGTGCAGTCTTTGGTTCATCGTGCTTGTTTCAGTTCTTGTGAACTATGCCTCTCTTTAGATATGACTTTATCCTATTATCTATGAACCTTGTGGTTTATCATGCTATTGTAAGTAGCATGATTTGAATCATTCTGGAGGAACTTACCAAAAGATATATCACAATGAATGCTAAACCGGTGCTTGATTTATCTGCCGAGTGAGAAGATAACTCGTCATCATCCCTGTTGTTCAGTGCTGAACTACATTTGAAGTTATCGGATGTTCTCTACTTACCTGATCGATTGATCACCAGAATTATAGGCTTGGAAGAAGGTTAATTTCCATGGCAAGGGGGAGATTGACATCCAAAGTAGGATTCATGGGCTACTGAAGTGGTTTTGATAGATATTGTTAGGATGAAGATGATGACAATTTATGAGGATTTTTTTTGTCTGTAATTTCATTCAGTGGGATCTTCAATAATGGTGGTTATAGCAATATTATCTTAACAATATAATCTGAGTGCATCATTACATCATTCTGGAGGAGCCACATTGGCTAGCTTTGCCAAAATCTTTTTGACTGTGTGCATTCTGTAACTATTAGGTTGTCTGGTAGGACATGACAGAATGGATATTGGCACTTAGTGACAAGATGGGGATGGCTTGTACTCTTAACGAGTCAATTATTCACCAACTtgttcatctatatatatatatatatatatatatatatatatatatatatatatatatatatatatatatatatataaatacacacaGAGATGAAGCTTCATTGATCGATATGGTGTTAACTTGTGACTATGGttgtcctttctttttcttcgttAGGTGgtaatggaagaaagacatgcaaacaAGCTGTGGACTGTATCATCTTGGATTCTTCctagcctctctctctctatcatgcTGCCGTTGCTCTCACGAGCATAAGGTCTTGCTTGAGGAAGTGAGAAAACGCGTACGTGCACCCTCTCAAGCTACCATGTCCAATGAATTGGACAGAGAGAGCCATCTATTTCATTTGTAAGACCAGAAGAGGAACGACTTGGGTGTCGTTGGCTAGtccttctctctcctctcgtCCCTTCACCCACTGTTGGATAGCTTGGGGTGTGCGCCGACGAGCGACATCATGGAGCAAACAGACGAGTCAAGTACATGGAACGACCGCGCGAGTCATGAGCTCTTAACTCTTGTGGTAGACGGAGTTGCATGACACTGCCATGCCTTGGAGTTTATGTCGGCCGCCGTTGTCATCCTTCCCCGTCACCATATATTTCCTTTGTCTTAGAGTGTGGGCTTCAACAGCTAAAAGGATATGCAAACTGTTCTCCGCACTGTTAATCTTAGACTGCCGACTTCCTTAGATTCCGCCGTTTGCATGTTCCACAATATGATCCATAGATCCCATAAGCCATTGTAGCTGTGCATGGAGGAATCCTGAAAGCTTCGAGCAAGTCTTCTTTGGTGCATTGTAGCAGCAGATTGTGATCTTGACTTGGAGTGATCGTAAAGGATGTCATCGTGACACTCCTTATACGCTCAAAGTGTATAGTTTTGCCATGGCATTAATTAATACCTTAATACATTAAGCATGTGCAAAGACCAAACTGCCCTTGTCACCTGCTTATAAGTT encodes the following:
- the LOC135587392 gene encoding protein NRT1/ PTR FAMILY 6.3-like — protein: MASLPETAGEGKTLPDAWDFKGRPAVKSRTGGWSCAATILGVELCERLTTLGIAVNLVTYLTGTMHLGSAASANIVTNFLGTSFMLCLLGGFIADTYLGRYLTIAIFTAVQASGVTILTISTAAPGLRPPACDGSYSGGCVRASGLQLGVLYLGLYLTALGTGGLKSSVSGFGSDQFDETDGAEKKQMTKFFSWFFFFISLGSLMAVTVLVYIQDNLGRPWGYGICAVAIVFGLVVLLSGTRRYRFKRLVGSPLTQVAVVVASAWRKRRLALPADPSMLYDLDSNVGGAENNKKKQKLLHSKQFRFLDRAAIVEDDAATEQSKRRLSTLTDVEEVKQVIRMLPTWATTIMFWTVYAQMTTFSVSQATTMDRHIGPSFEIPAGSLTVFFVGSILLTVPVYDRLVVPAARRVTGNPHGLTPLQRIAVGLALSILAMCAAALTERKRLAAAWTDPTDTAGVVPLSVFWLIPQFFLVGAGEAFTYIGQLDFFLRECPKGMKNMSTGLFLSTLSLGFFVSSALVTIVHKVTGESGKGAWLPDDLNKGKLYDFYWLLAVLSTLNLVVFVVAAARGYVYKEKRTADDSVDGVELEEEGCCHA